The following nucleotide sequence is from Nitrospirae bacterium YQR-1.
CTTGAGCACTTTGCCCGTATAAAGGGTGGAAGTGTAAACAATATCAAAGATGTGCTTGCAAAGGTGCTCTCTGAGGAGGCGCTCAACAGAAAGGTGGGGGGATACTCTAAGGGGATGAGACAGCGGATTAATCTTGCTCAGGCACTTCTTAATAACCCTGCCCTGCTGGTGCTGGATGAACCCACATCGGGGCTTGACCCCGTAGGGGTGCGGCAACTATACGGAATACTTGATGAATTAAAAAGAACAAGGGATGTGACTATAGTGCTCTCCTCCCATATATTGGCTGAGATTGAGGAAAAGGTTCAAAGAGTGGGGATAATGAAAGAGGGAAACATTAAAGCAACCGGAACACTTGAAGAGCTCTACAGGGGTTTTAATCTGCCTCTTAGGTTGGTTATCATACTAAGTGGCGGCAATCAGAGCTTTGTAGAGCAGTTGAGAGCCGAGGGGCTGGAAAATGTTGTTGTCAGAGACGCTACATTGACTGCCGATTTGCCCAGGGATAAAAAAATGGGGATTCTCAGTTATGTTTTAGAGCATAAGGACTCATTTGCAGATTTCTCAGTGCGTGAGCCCAGCCTTGAGGAGGTATTCTTTGGTATTCACTGATGCTTTGAAAGCCATGGCCGTTAAGGAGCTTTCAGATAAGTTAAAAAGCAAATGGGTTATTGTTATAACCTTGTTGTTTGCTCTTTTCACTTTGATAATTGCCTATTTTGGTTCGGTATCATCGGGGGTTGTTTCATTTATGAATATGAGCGCTACCATTGCAAGCCTCACAAGCCTTGCCGTGTATTTTATTCCGATTCTGTCACTGACTCTGGGCGGGGGCATTATCGCAGATGAACGGGACAGGCAAACGCTTGATTTGTATCTGGCCTCGCCAATTTCGGTTTTTGAATTTTTGGCTGGAAAATTTCTGGGTCTTGCCGTCTCTTTGGCTATCCCTATAGTTGTAGGGTTTTGTCTGCCCGGCCTTATGCTTATTTTTAAAGCCGGTTCCGGGGCGCTTCCAGGGTTTTTGATGTTTGTGCTTAATTCCATGTTTTTGGGAATTATGTTTTTAAGTATTTCGTTTCTTGTATCGGTGGTTATCGCAGAGAGAAGCAAATCCATAGCATTCACTGTTTTTTTGTGGCTTTTGTTTACTATCCTTTACGATTTGGCCCTTGTGGGAGTGTTGATTGTTACAAAGGGGGTGCTTAGCCCTAAAATATTTTCTCTCCTGCTTGTGCTTAATCCGGTGGATGTCTATAGAATACTTAATTTTCTCACAATAGGGCAGTACTCGATAATCCTGGGGCTTGCCTCTGTTGACCTTCCGGGGTTTATGAACAGGTATATTTTATGGGTGGTTAATTTCCTCTGGATTATTATACCGTTGTGGATTAGCTATTTTGTTTTCAAAAAGAAGTATCTAACTTAAGCATATAAAAGGAGGGGTTTTTTTATGCGTATCAAGACATGGATTTTGATGTTTACCGGTTTAGCATTGGCGGTGGGCACTGTGGCCTATGGGTATGACAGCGTTGACGTTAAAAACGGTGCAACCATAAAGGGAGTTATAAAAAACAGCGGCGGTACACCACCCGATGAGGTTATAACAGTGACGGCGGATGAGCCGGTCTGCGGTAAGACGATTAATGCTGAAAAATATTTAATTTCAGATTCAAAAGTAAAGAATGTTGTTGTCTTTGTCACAGATGTAAAAAAGGGGAAAACGGTACCTAAGAAAAACGTGGAAATTACAATAGATAAATGTAAGGTATTACCGCATGTTTCGGTAGGCTATGCCGGTAACGAGTACATTATTAAAAATAATGATCCCATTTTACACACGGTTCAGTTGAAACAGGGCCTTGCTTACCAAAAAGAGGCCTCAAGACGGCCGCTTGAGGACGGTTCCACTATTTTAAACCTTGCATTCCCCACACAAGGCATGGAACTTAAAAAACCGATATTGGATTTTCATAAGTTTACAAAAGATACAGGCTATGTACGCGTTAAGTCTAATTCCCATCCGTGGTTAAGGGGCATCGTGTTTGTCTTTGATCATCCATACACAGCGCTTTCCAACGAAAAAGGAGAGTATGAGATAACCGGACTGATGCCGGGAAAATACACTTTGAGATTTTGGCATGAGGGGCTTGGTGAGGTGGAAAAAACCGTGGTGGTATCAGAGGGGGAAACTAAGACACTTGATGTTGACTTAAGCGATAAAGCCAAAGCTCAGACTGATTCTCAGGATAAAGCATCACAGGCAGGTTCTAAAATAAAGTTTAAGGAAACCGTTTACAACTTTGGTACTGTGCAAAGAGGTGACAGCATAACCCATGCGTTTAAATTTGAAAATATGGGAACGGATGCTTTAGTTATTAAA
It contains:
- a CDS encoding DUF1573 domain-containing protein, translated to MELKKPILDFHKFTKDTGYVRVKSNSHPWLRGIVFVFDHPYTALSNEKGEYEITGLMPGKYTLRFWHEGLGEVEKTVVVSEGETKTLDVDLSDKAKAQTDSQDKASQAGSKIKFKETVYNFGTVQRGDSITHAFKFENMGTDALVIKNVVPAUKRCTKASAGSVEIKPGEASEVKVTILFDGLPGAAKKTVEVWSNDSDTGMVTLVIEGIITDNGTMTGGNR
- a CDS encoding ABC transporter permease, with product MVFTDALKAMAVKELSDKLKSKWVIVITLLFALFTLIIAYFGSVSSGVVSFMNMSATIASLTSLAVYFIPILSLTLGGGIIADERDRQTLDLYLASPISVFEFLAGKFLGLAVSLAIPIVVGFCLPGLMLIFKAGSGALPGFLMFVLNSMFLGIMFLSISFLVSVVIAERSKSIAFTVFLWLLFTILYDLALVGVLIVTKGVLSPKIFSLLLVLNPVDVYRILNFLTIGQYSIILGLASVDLPGFMNRYILWVVNFLWIIIPLWISYFVFKKKYLT
- a CDS encoding ABC transporter ATP-binding protein — its product is MKISFNEVTKRYGEVTALDSITLEIVQGETFGLVGPNGSGKSTLMKLLLGIIKPTMGGVLFDGVSPDEKGWTELRKQIGYMPERVSFYDNLTGIETLEHFARIKGGSVNNIKDVLAKVLSEEALNRKVGGYSKGMRQRINLAQALLNNPALLVLDEPTSGLDPVGVRQLYGILDELKRTRDVTIVLSSHILAEIEEKVQRVGIMKEGNIKATGTLEELYRGFNLPLRLVIILSGGNQSFVEQLRAEGLENVVVRDATLTADLPRDKKMGILSYVLEHKDSFADFSVREPSLEEVFFGIH